From a single Chlorocebus sabaeus isolate Y175 chromosome X, mChlSab1.0.hap1, whole genome shotgun sequence genomic region:
- the RAP2C gene encoding ras-related protein Rap-2c, whose translation MREYKVVVLGSGGVGKSALTVQFVTGTFIEKYDPTIEDFYRKEIEVDSSPSVLEILDTAGTEQFASMRDLYIKNGQGFILVYSLVNQQSFQDIKPMRDQIVRVKRYEKVPLILVGNKVDLEPEREVMSSEGRALAQEWGCPFMETSAKSKSMVDELFAEIVRQMNYSSLPEKQDQCCTTCVVQ comes from the exons ATGAGGGAATACAAGGTAGTGGTGTTAGGGAGCGGAGGGGTTGGCAAATCTGCCCTTACTGTGCAGTTTGTCACTGGGACTTTCATTGAGAAATATGACCCCACCATTGAAGATTTCTACCGCAAAGAGATCGAAGTGGACTCTTCCCCCTCCGTGCTGGAAATTCTGGACACCGCAGGAACTGAGCAGTTTGCCTCCATGAGAGATCTCTACATCAAAAACGGCCAGGGTTTCATCCTGGTTTATAGCCTGGTTAATCAACAGTCTTTTCAG GATATCAAGCCAATGAGAGATCAAATTGTCAGAGTGAAGAGATATGAAAAAGTCCCACTAATCCTAGTAGGAAATAAAgtggatctggaaccagaaagaGAGGTTATGTCTTCAGAAGGCAGAGCTCTGGCTCAAGAATGGGGCTGTCCTTTCATGGAGACATCGGCAAAAAGTAAATCAATGGTGGATGAACTTTTTGCTGAGATCGTCAGGCAAATGAACTATTCATCCCTGCCCGAGAAGCAAGATCAGTGTTGTACAACTTGCGTTGTCCAGTAA